Below is a genomic region from Deltaproteobacteria bacterium.
CTAGCGTTGCTGAAATTACTAATATAACTACTTGTCCAGAAAGTACTCCATTAATAAAAATTACTAGCTTTAAACCGAATACCGATGAAAGCTGGGTTACGCTTACTAATAGTGGCAGTAGTGTTATCGACTTATTTGGATTAAACATTTGTCATCCTACCTGCTCCCTAATAACCAAAGATTTATTAATTTCACCTGGTGACCAAGCAATAATTACATTAGGCCCTAATGGCATAGCACCTAGTGCATTGAGCTTAGCATCACCTGGTGAAGTAGCTATATTAGCTCCAGGTGTTGATGATACAGCTTCTGCCACCGCAATTTTGGCATATGTCAATTATGGGAATGCAAGTGACACTTTATTAAATGCCGCTATTGCAAATGGTATTTGGCCAAATGCAACCACGAATGTTTTATATCCTCGCGTTGATAATGAAATAATACTTGCAGTAAGTGACCCTAACATTGGAGCAGTGCCCTGGGTACCAGCTGCTAACGATAGCAACGCCACTACCCCAATTGGGCCAACCACAGATTTGTGGACAAGTTGTTCATACGTAAGACCATGGCGCTCAAGCACCCGGTCAGATATAGTTATTCATCGCATTGAACGCGCTACTCTAGCTGATGCAGAAAATCCGCATGCTGACCGCATTTATCTTATTAACCGTTCTACTAACTCTTACTCGCTGACAGATATAAACCTGGTTTTAGTTAGTGATGGTATAGAAAATAAATTATTATTGACTGATATCGGTATCGCTGAACTTGCTGCAGGCGCTGAGTTAGTAATTGAGCTGACAAATACTGACACAGAATGTGAAACAAGTTATTGCTTACCTGCACCTGCGCTAAATGAAGGTAGTGAAATTGCCTTATTTAATGGTGCGAATCTCATACAATACATCGCTTTTAGTAATTCTTTAAATCAGGTAACCATTACAAGGTCTTATGCAACTCAAGCTATTAGTGCTAACTTATGGCCAGGCGCTATAGGTGATTATGCTGGAACTACTTTCAATATCGATTGTGCTGTTAATTTGCCTGATGTTAACACAAGTATAAATCTTGATCTTATGCTCGATGGCACTAGCCCGCCTGACTGGAATTAACTCACTTTTATAACGCCTATTTACCGCTATAATACTTTGTCGAATACCGTTTTTTATTTATTTGTTGCATTCTTTGGTTTTTAAAAGGCCACAAACCATTGGCTAACAAGCTAACATAATTACCAGGATTTGGTGTTAACGCATTAAACGCTATGATTATGTGATCGATTACAGCTACACCTAAAATTTCACCAGCTTTTATTAATCGTGCAGTAAGTTCTATGTCTTCTTGTGAAGGGGTAACATCACCTGAAGGATGATTATGCGCTAAAACTATGGCACTTGCTCCTTCAGCAATAGCTTGGCGAAAAACTTCGCGTGGATCTATAAAACACGCATCAATTGAACCCAATGATACTAATGCTGCATGCAATGGATGATTTTTTGCATCTAATGACAAAGAAATAAAACGCTCATGATTGCACCCAGCAAAAAATGGTGCCACGCAAATAAAACTATCGCTTGGCCCCATAATACGTTGCTTACTACGGGGTGGTAATAAAGATCGTATTCCGATCTCAAATGCTGCTTGTATTCTAATAATGTTTGTATTTGATAAACCTGATTTTTGCATACGGTTATGGGTCCAATGACGTAAAGCCCAAAAACTTTTTGCTTCATCAAGAATCTCTTTTGCATGTAGGTGATTAGTAAAACTATCATCATCAAATAGTTTGGCTAATATCGCTACTTCTGCAGAAGAATAATGACTATTAAAATCCCAAAATCTTTTATTATCTAGTTCCATAATTACTAGATAAAGCAATATTTATACCAATACTAATTTGGGCGAAGTCTGCTGAAATACTGCACTAAATGATATAGGCGATTGCAGTTGCTTTAATATTGTCGCATTTTGCGACAATTTTTTTTACCAAAAATATATTAACTTTTCACAAGATCAGCATGGCGTAAAAAAAATATATTATTATATTATATTTTGCGTCTTCATTTTTATTTATATATGTAAAATTATTTAATATCCTAACCAATCCTGTTTACAATATATAGGCTACACTATTTAAATATATCCTTCTATACTAAATAGTATTAAAATGAATGTTGTAGACATACTATCTCACCTATCAATAAACTATTATTTCAGTTAATTCGTGAATAATATAGTGTCTCTAATTTATAGACAGTGTATCCAAAATACTATCAAACTGACTCTTTAAAAATTACACTCGTTGTACTTACTCTTTATTTAAATAAAATTACATAGGCATGATTGTCTCTATTTCTGAGACACTTCTGAAATATCATGTAAGATCTTTAATTCACATTTCATTACACACCAAAGTTATGATCTAATAAAAAAGATCTTTTTTTTAACACGTCTTAATTGGTAGTAACAAACTAGAATATATTGATTCTGGATACCTGTTTTTAAAATAGTCAATTACATTAAACATAAATGCTTATGCTTACTAAACTTGATAATTTTTAATTTGGTACTCAGACTAAACCATACTTTATGGGCTTTTAGCGCTTAACTTCCGGGCTCAATAATTCGTACGGCTAAATCTACATAAGCCTGCATATCTGAGTTGATTTCAATTAAATGTCCCCCGCCTTTATATATTTTTTTACGTTCACGAATAATATGGTCATCAGCTTCAGCAAAAAGATTACGACCAGCACTGTCATATGTATATACATCCGAACAGCCGGGTTCATTCCAATAAATAATTGTCGATGTGCCTGCATCTTCCTGTTGAGTCAGATACATCAATACTTCGATTTCAACTTCTTTATCAGCATTGGTAATAAACAAAATACTTCCAGGAAAGTCGACATAAGTATAATTGTCATCATCTAACATACATGCAGCAAATTGCCCTGGGCATGCAGGAATTACCTCAATACATGGATTATAACCACGTCCTTGAAGAAAAGCTGCTTCTGAAGTGGGATCACAACCACTAATAGCTATCAGAAATAGCACTGATAACAATGTCACTATTTTGGTCATGGAAGCACCGAAACAAAATCACTGTCTACTATATTAATATGACCATCTACCGGCCATCGACTACATGTATCTATTTTGTTTGGATCCTTGCATTTTAAGCGCACAGAAATATCCGCAATTTTGGTAATTCCTGGGGATGATAAACGATCTGCTGGTGCTTCAGTAAAAAATACCATTATATGATTAATACCTTCGCTATCAGGTCCATTGCTCGCTAAAGTTTGCATGAGTTTGATGTTACTAAAAGTAACGCTGTAACAGGTTCTCTCTGAGACTGTGATCAAAGGAGCAATGACCACTTCAGCTTTTTCAGCACAGCTTGGCATGAGTTCAGCAGTAACAAAAACTGTCACCCAAATTTGATCAATTAGCTCTCCTTCTGCCCAACGTTCAGCATTAAGTTTATATACGCCAGTATTTTCTATAGGTGTTGGTACAGGAGTAAAAGGAGCAGATAGAGTATATCTTGCATCAGACCATGACAAAGTGCGTGCACAAGCATCCCATTTCATAATTGCCTGACCGCCAACAACATTTGGGGATGCATCGCGAAAAGCAACACCAGGCAATGTATCGCTATCTTCCATAACCGCAACATTACGCTTACCGATAAAATCCACACTATTTCTATATGCATATGAAGCTCTAAGAGTTTGCTCATTCACACGTGGACTGGTGTGGTTAGCAAGCTCTACAGCATTAGTTACACCATCTGCATCAAAATCAAGTAAACGGTCAGAAGACGAGGTGGGGACCATACTACCATAATATTCAAGTGCATCTGGTAATCCATCACCGTCAGTGTCAGGAATGCTTGGGCTCGTTGATAATAATCCCTCTTCACAATTATTTAGCAGATCCAAATCATCGTCTGGAAGTGATGCGGTAATTGCTGGGTCAGCACAAGAAGAAGGACGATCGCTAGGATCAAGTGGATCCTGTTTTGGTGTTGAACGCAATTCAAGTCCATCACCTAAACCATCATTGTCACTATCCCAGTTTTGTGGATCAGTGCCAATTTGCAACTCAACACTATCAATTAAACCATCTCCATCACTATCAAGCGCTGGACCATCAGCGGTGAGCGTGACGTTACGATTAAACGCAACAATGTCTTTACTAATTAAATCGACTTTACCCGCAGAAGTATCAAGAGGAACACCAATTGTTTGACTACAAGGAAACTCTGTAAATGTACCCCCACCAAGATATGCAATATGTTCATATTGTTGACGAGCAGTTGTATTTGATGCTTCGGTAGCACTGCCACCAGTGATATCACAATAAACCCCACAATAAACGGTAAGCTCTGGTATGCTGTCACCACATGTACAAGGTGGATCGGTTGCTTCAGGAGCGTAACAATTGTGGCCAGTACTGCTGTCTTCGATGGTAAGCGGACCGTAATATGCTAGCCCCATATCAAGACGAAATTCGAGAACACCTTGATTATAAATATACTCTTGCAGATTTATGACTGCTTTTGCCAGTTCATCATCAGTTTTGGATGGATTCGGAGGTCCTGAAAGTAACATATATGTTAAATAGCGAGTACGCAGCACTTCACCTGCTGATGAATTACGAATATCAGACGCAATAAAATTTTCAATTTCAGCTAGCGCACCTAAAATATCGCGATCTGCGCCACTTGGTTGACTTAATTCAATAAGCGCTTGATTAATTGCTGGATCTAGTGCTGGATAAAATTGCTGGCCCAAAGCCACAGGGAGGACACGGCTTTGGTTGCCTAACTCTATAAAACCAAAGCGAATATGCGGCAGTTGGTTATGCCTAGCAATGAATGCCGCTAGTCCGTTATTTGGTGCTGAAAATCGGTACCCATCAGGATCAGCAGCAAACATTCGCTGCGATTTATCTATAACAAATAAAATTTTGACCGGAAATTTTGAACCGCCAGTGTCATCGGTACATAAATCTCCGGTAATTACTACTCTATCTGGTGCCAGTGGTTGACGACCAGTTTGTTGATAGATGTCTGACTTTGTACATCCAGTCAGCAAAAAAGGTATAATTAATATTAATCTTCTCACAATGTTTCTCAGTTTACCACATGATCTAAGCTGCTGTCCCTATTTGTCATACTTATAGAATTATATCTTATCTAAATTGAGAGACAATACCGCTAAAAATAATGCAATTCTTCCAAATTTTGGGGGTGTCCTTAAATGTTGGACTTAAAAAATTCACGAAAGCCGCGTAAACGATGGCCGCGCGCTTAAGTAAAATCCTGCTGAGGCTTGCTTACTGACAAGTCGCAGGCAGGATTTTTGCGAGCACGCGGTCGTAAGTAGCGGATTTCGTGAAGATCGACGGGAGACATTTAGGGATACCCCCTACCTTTCCTTTTTTTTATGCAAAAAACTGTTCAATACTGATATATTTTCTCATTACTAGTGATGAATAATTACTACCTTTGGGGTATGCTGTAAGTCATGCGTATTTATATTTGGGCGCTAGCAATATTTACTGCCGTAATTATCAGTTGCGATAACAAAGCTAAGCATGATGCTGGGCAAACTGATGTTCAAGAACCGCCGCGCTGGCATTGGCAGCGTGTTGAACATGGTCTGGGTGATTTAACTCTCACTAGTGTTTGGGTTCGCAGCGATGGTGCCGTTTTTACTGTAGGTTGGGCTGGTACTATTTTGTATTATAATCCTGATCCCGATAATGATCCGCTAACTGAAGATAGCATATGGAAAATCATGCCTTCCGGTACCACTGAAATTCTGTCTGCTATTGCAGGTATCGAAAATGGTGCAGATTTTGGATTACCTAATCCTCAAGGTGAAATGATTGCCGTAGGTTGGTCAGGTACAGTACTACATTATAACCCAAATCCCGATAACGATCCTTTAACTGAAGATGGCGCTTGGAAGGTAATTGCCGGCCCTGGGGTTGCGCAATTTGTCAGCAGAAAAAAAGTTGATCCCTTCTGCCCCGATTATGATGGTGATGGCATCGCAGATGATGGTGATGGTGATGGCTATTGGGGTAATGCTCTGTGCGTATCTGGCAATACGGTAAGTTGCGATGATAATTGCCGCGAAGTTGCTAACGGAACCTTACGTCCATTTGAAGATTTCATCCCTACTGGTCAACAGACCGGTGATGGATGCATTGGCCCTCAGGATTCTCCTGATCCAACAAAAGCACAATTAGATACTGATGGTGATGGTATAGGTACTAAATGTGAGGACGATGATAATACCTATAACCCTGCTGCTGGTTTTTCTAATAATCTTTATGCAGTAGATATAATCAAAACCGATACTGGTCTTGATATTGTTGCCGTTGGTGAAAATGGCGCCGTGGTTAGTTATCACGGGCCCTCGGCTGCTGACATAGCATCCTTATCACCGGGTATTGCTGATGTTAATGCATGGTTAGCACAAGATGGGGTTGCGTATCGCAATTCGGATGACTGCCCCTCAGGTACACCTGCTGGTACCACTTGCGAAAATGGTAGAACTCCACCGGAGTGCCCTGCCATGTGCAATCCTCAAAGAACCGCTTGCCCATGCCCATCTGGTTCAGGACAATGTTGTAATGATACCGCATCTACAGGGGTCGGTTGCGGGGATGCTAGCTGTCCCCCAGCAACGAACGCGTGTATAAGCGGTGATTGCAATTTTTTATGTCCTGAATGTTTTCGACGACTTATTCAATCGTTGCGTGGCGTAGCAATTGATGGCGATGATATTGTTGCTGTAGGTCTTAGTGGTACAATTATTGTAGGGTCAATTACCGATCCCGGTGAAGTTTGGACAGCCCCTTCGTGTTCTACTATGCCAGCACCACTTGATAAAAGTCCGGTATTAAGTGCGGTTGGTGCAAATGGCGGTAGCTTTTTAGCTGTAGGTAATAATGGTGCTCTCGTAAGATACCCGGGTGGTAGTAGTTGTAACCTCGCACCAATAGCTGGGGGGCCACCAGTTTTCCTTTTGGGTCTATACGCAACTAGCGATTCAAATGCCTACATAGTTGGTGATGGTGGTTTGCTATTTCGGCTGAATGGTGGTGTCATCCAAGAACTTACACCTAATGTTGATGAAGGTTTATATGCGGTTGGCAATACATACTATGAAGGGTTTGAAAGAATATGGGCAGTTGGTGCAAGCGGAGTAATTGTAACTGGTGCATACTATTAATGAGCTTAAACTTACTTGTAGCAATGCATAACTAACGCTACAGTTAAATGGACACTGTAAGTTTTACAGTATAAATAATAGCAAGTTTGAGTAACTGGAGTAGCACATGCGTATTTTGGTAACAGCAGTATTTGTAGTAGTTGCATTTGGTTTACCGGTAATAGCGAAAGCTTATACAGGCCCAACTAGAGTAAACTTTGATGAGCGTATCATTAAGGGTCAAACAGCAAAATCAGGATCGGTGTACATTTTTGAACGTCAGGAGATTGCAACTGATAGTTTGATTAATAAAAAACGCCTGTTTCGTGAGCGTACTATTTACTCGGTGTTCGAGGAGTAGCCTTGGCTCCTTCTGCTGCGGTTCTGCAAGTTTTTGTTTTTAAAGATGGTGAATTTATCGGCACCGATCTATTCACTCAACGTGAAGTTGTGATCGGTCGCGATGCAACTGCTGACTTATTATTAGAATCAGGTTCAGTTTCTCGTCGTCATGCTATTTTTGAACAAGATGGTAAACGTGTATTCATCCGTGATGATGCAAGTACTAATGGCGTCTTCGTTAATGGTGATAAAATAGAGCGTTGTGAAGTCGGACGTCTTGATCAAGTATTTATTGGCGAGTATGCCCTTAAAGTTAAACTTGTAGCACAATCTGGTGCAACAGAATTTGAAAGCGACGAAGAGACTGGTGTTATTGCTAATAAGGTAATAGCACAAGCAACCGCACCAAAATTGGATGATGATATTGCAGATTTGCCGTATAAAAAATCTCCGGCAAAAAAATCTGGCAAGAAACATTCAAAATCATATCCAGAGCATCCTCAAGCAGCTGAGATTGCAGCAGCACGAGCTGTAGAAAAAGCAGTATTTGATGATTTTGATGATGAACCTCAAATAAAACATCACGAAGAACAAAAAGTTAAACAAAAAGTCGCGCGCAAAAAAGATGACGAACGTCCAGGGCGTAGCATTTCAGCACACAGCATTGTGTCAAGATTGCGTGCGGTTGCTAGATCAAAATCACATGTAGATGCCATTGAACGTGCTCCCTTCTTTGATATGGCGGTTAGCAGCAATAAAAGTGCTGTAGCTGCAGCAAAGTTACGTGAACAACCTATTGCCGACGCTAGACCTGAACGTGAAGCACTAATAGAACCAACTGCCCTGCCTTCACGTCGACCCCCACCAATTATCGGTGCCAACGATGATGATGATGATGATGAGCCATATGTACCAACATTCAGTATGTTACAGCAAACACTCAACGCTGGCTCAACCATAGAAGAGCCAACGCATGTTGAGGTGTTGGTAACTCGAAATAATGCTATCTCACAGGCGGTTGCTTTGCGTCGCGGCGAATCATTTTATTACTATAAAACTAATGCTAAGGGAGCATCACGTCGTGGTTTACGTCGGCATCGTTTAGTTAGATATACACGCAAAGGTGAATGCCGACTTGAGTTCGACGAAAGCTCGCGCGCTACTTTAAAGAGACGTGGCGAGCGCCTTGATATTGATTTCATTTCGAAAGTCGCACGCCACGGTAGACGCCAAGCCACTATACGCGCTGGCGAATCTGTTGAAATCGAAGATTCAAATTATTCTTACTATATTCGCTTATTGCGTCCGCCAATGTTGCCACCAGATAGACGCACCTTGGCACAACGATTAAAACCTGACCGGTTAATTACAAGATCTATGGGCGGCTCATTCGGTACTCATATTGCATTATTGTTAGTAGGTATGCTCTTGCCTAGTTCACATGCTGCTCCTGCTGTTGAAACCGAGAGTTTCGCTGAAGTTAAACTCGATCAAGAAATAAAATTAGAAGAACCACCACCTCCTGAGCCTGAACCAGAACCCGTAGAAGAGACACCGACGGCCCCGCAACCCCGTAAAGTTCCGCGGCGTATGCAAGCGGCACCTAATAAGCGTGCACGCGCTGGTGGTACAGCAAAAGCTCCCCCAGGTGTCTTAGGTTTGTTAAGTAAACGCGGTAGCTCAGCAGCACCTGGTCCGGCAGCGGCCCTTGCTGCTGTTACTAATCTTTCAGCAGCTAATGCACCTTCAGGCGCTCGTGGTTTTCGTGTTTCTAATCTTGCAAGCAAATCAGCTACTGCTGATATCTTAGTAGGTGGCGGCGGTGGTGGCGGTGTCGTCACTAAAGGTGGCGCCAGTCTATTGCGTGGTGGTGGCGGTGGTGCTGGACGGCTTTCGGGCAAAGGAACGCGCCGGGTTGGCGGTCTAGTTGAAAAAATGCCCCGTGCTATGCGCTCTCGTGGTCAAGGTAGTTTAGATCGTGATGCTATTCAAAAAGTGATTAATCAAAATGTCGGTCAAATCCAAAGATGTTATGAACGAGAATTACTCAGTAAACCTGGGCTATCTGGTAAAGTTGAAATTGAATGGACTATAACCACTAGTGGTTCTGTACGCGGTACTAGACAAAAATACTCTAGTCTCAATTCAGTACCCGCAGTTAATTGCATTATAGGTAGAATAAGCACCTGGCGATTCCCTCAACCTAAAGGTGGTGAAGTCATCGTAAGCTATCCGTTTGTATTTAAGAGTATTAGTTTTTAGTCAGGGACATCCCCTAGTTGCAGTTTACAAATTGGTCTCTATTGCCGTCTTGATTATTTATTTATGGATCATTTTAAATGACTTGCGTTGTTTGGCTCGGCCCGCTTGATGATGCTAGACGACTTGAATCAGTGCTTGCACAACTGCAAATAAGCTTAGCCTCGGCAACTGATGTAGAAACAACGCTTAAATTAGCGGTACGACGATCAGCCGCAGCGATTATTGTCGCAGTAGATTGGGGTATACTTGCTGAAACCGTCGTGCAGCTAACAACTGCCAATCCTGAAATTCAAATT
It encodes:
- a CDS encoding VWA domain-containing protein encodes the protein MRRLILIIPFLLTGCTKSDIYQQTGRQPLAPDRVVITGDLCTDDTGGSKFPVKILFVIDKSQRMFAADPDGYRFSAPNNGLAAFIARHNQLPHIRFGFIELGNQSRVLPVALGQQFYPALDPAINQALIELSQPSGADRDILGALAEIENFIASDIRNSSAGEVLRTRYLTYMLLSGPPNPSKTDDELAKAVINLQEYIYNQGVLEFRLDMGLAYYGPLTIEDSSTGHNCYAPEATDPPCTCGDSIPELTVYCGVYCDITGGSATEASNTTARQQYEHIAYLGGGTFTEFPCSQTIGVPLDTSAGKVDLISKDIVAFNRNVTLTADGPALDSDGDGLIDSVELQIGTDPQNWDSDNDGLGDGLELRSTPKQDPLDPSDRPSSCADPAITASLPDDDLDLLNNCEEGLLSTSPSIPDTDGDGLPDALEYYGSMVPTSSSDRLLDFDADGVTNAVELANHTSPRVNEQTLRASYAYRNSVDFIGKRNVAVMEDSDTLPGVAFRDASPNVVGGQAIMKWDACARTLSWSDARYTLSAPFTPVPTPIENTGVYKLNAERWAEGELIDQIWVTVFVTAELMPSCAEKAEVVIAPLITVSERTCYSVTFSNIKLMQTLASNGPDSEGINHIMVFFTEAPADRLSSPGITKIADISVRLKCKDPNKIDTCSRWPVDGHINIVDSDFVSVLP
- a CDS encoding FHA domain-containing protein → MAPSAAVLQVFVFKDGEFIGTDLFTQREVVIGRDATADLLLESGSVSRRHAIFEQDGKRVFIRDDASTNGVFVNGDKIERCEVGRLDQVFIGEYALKVKLVAQSGATEFESDEETGVIANKVIAQATAPKLDDDIADLPYKKSPAKKSGKKHSKSYPEHPQAAEIAAARAVEKAVFDDFDDEPQIKHHEEQKVKQKVARKKDDERPGRSISAHSIVSRLRAVARSKSHVDAIERAPFFDMAVSSNKSAVAAAKLREQPIADARPEREALIEPTALPSRRPPPIIGANDDDDDDEPYVPTFSMLQQTLNAGSTIEEPTHVEVLVTRNNAISQAVALRRGESFYYYKTNAKGASRRGLRRHRLVRYTRKGECRLEFDESSRATLKRRGERLDIDFISKVARHGRRQATIRAGESVEIEDSNYSYYIRLLRPPMLPPDRRTLAQRLKPDRLITRSMGGSFGTHIALLLVGMLLPSSHAAPAVETESFAEVKLDQEIKLEEPPPPEPEPEPVEETPTAPQPRKVPRRMQAAPNKRARAGGTAKAPPGVLGLLSKRGSSAAPGPAAALAAVTNLSAANAPSGARGFRVSNLASKSATADILVGGGGGGGVVTKGGASLLRGGGGGAGRLSGKGTRRVGGLVEKMPRAMRSRGQGSLDRDAIQKVINQNVGQIQRCYERELLSKPGLSGKVEIEWTITTSGSVRGTRQKYSSLNSVPAVNCIIGRISTWRFPQPKGGEVIVSYPFVFKSISF